From a single Lolium rigidum isolate FL_2022 chromosome 7, APGP_CSIRO_Lrig_0.1, whole genome shotgun sequence genomic region:
- the LOC124674047 gene encoding uncharacterized protein LOC124674047: protein MEMASQPQAGRFTRGVAARAPPSASVEGPAYRATVQRCVALVDWWLVRGEDDKIRVAGYPERNRAARLFYSDSITMRHADGTLETADHKILLIRGPLNITQMHCNGFPYEVSKNFRRGFPVQWEQCANSNMKQMNENTQSPSKSTEYYIEKFLRGSFINSAEYSFMEADLKSSKGPTGNTDGPPSQGLSDLSNGIPKIQEPTGNGADYHNSVSITTASEGLCNGRIGMPDESCEDSGPGETYSGRTSQAAKPRELQVLAKGLSPAFGLQCSKDNTGRRLRSGKVCEMSNGASFKKGNSKRKTMQHETLNVKVDPIEETRPPSDPTCHENGSSVAQIPAADELQSQHSGHKGKGRGRPRKRARIEEV from the exons ATGGAAATGGCGTCCCAACCCCAGGCAGGCCGCTTCACCCGGGGAGTGGCGGCTCGTGCCCCGCCGTCGGCCTCCGTTGAAGGCCCCGCCTACCGCGCCACCGTGCAGAGATGC GTGGCGCTCGTCGACTGGTGGCTGGTGAGGGGCGAAGACGACAAGATCCGTGTTGCTGGGTACCCTGAGAG GAATCGAGCAGCTCGATTATTCTATTCTGATTCCATTACAATGCGGCATGCTGATGGCACTCTTGAGACTGCAGATCACAAGATTTTATTAATTAGGGGTCCATTAAATATCACACAGATGCATTGTAATGGATTTCCTTACGAG GTTTCTAAAAACTTCCGACGTGGTTTTCCTGTTCAATGGGAGCAATGTGCTAATTCTAACATGAAACAGATGAATGAAAACACACAATCTCCATCAAAATCAACTGAATATTATATAGAGAAGTTCTTGCGTGGCAGCTTCATCAATTCAGCGGAATATAGTTTCATGGAGGCTGATCTCAAATCATCTAAAGGGCCTACTGGTAATACAGATGGACCTCCCAGCCAAGGGCTTTCAGATTTGTCTAATGGAATACCAAAAATTCAGGAACCTACTGGAAATGGTGCTGATTATCATAACTCAGTGAGCATCACGACTGCATCTGAGGGATTATGTAATGGCAGAATTGGTATGCCTGATGAATCTTGTGAAGATTCTGGGCCTGGAGAAACATATAGTGGTCGAACAAGTCAAGCAGCAAAACCACGTGAATTACAAGTATTGGCCAAAGGGTTGAGTCCAGCTTTTGGACTTCAATGTTCAAAAGATAACACAGGCAGAAGACTGCGGAGTGGCAAAGTTTGTGAAATGTCAAATGGTGCTTCATTTAAGAAgggtaactccaagaggaagacAATGCAGCATGAGACATTGAATGTGAAGGTGGACCCAATTGAAGAGACAAGACCCCCTTCAGATCCGACTTGTCACGAAAAT GGTAGCTCAGTTGCTCAAATCCCTGCTGCAGATGAACTTCAATCACAACATTCAGGTCATAAAG GAAAAGGGAGAGGAAGACCTAGAAAGAGGGCGAGGATCGAGGAGGTGTAG
- the LOC124674969 gene encoding U-box domain-containing protein 9-like isoform X1 — translation MAKPPPAPAEEEETAALRRRLRKLVATVTAGCAGADAFDEAAAALAALRQAEVGGSGKGARGGGEEARPAEEADADAVPAQFLCPISSKIMADPVVVESGQTYDRRFIVKWFSAGNQMCPQTKQVILNTTLIPNLLIRSMIAQWCTENGFALPPLENQEEDYVSNSERRTFDEIFNKITSSSNSTEQKQAIKGLRLLTKRSSEFRALLEERPESISQMTFARFSTPGLQNDPQVVEDMVTIILNFSLHDSNKKIIGDDPEAIPFLIWALKSGDMGSRSNSAAAIFTLSALDSNKEKIGELGAIEPLIDLLDHGSIIAKKDAASAIFNLCMLHENRSIATNCGIVDVALRAIGDQSLVEESLAILALLSSNYDMVELMIEFGGATCMLQAIRESECKRSKENAAVILFSICMYNRKKVKEVEEDENTNGSLASLAQNGTPRARRKATAILEMMKRAKPMHNRHSSC, via the exons ATGGcgaagccgccgccggcgccggcagaggaggaggagaccgCGGCTCTGCGGCGGCGCCTGAGGAAGCTCGTGGCTACCGTCACCGCCGGGTGCGCCGGCGCCGACGCCTTCGACGAGGCGGCCGCCGCGCTCGCGGCGCTGAGGCAGGCGGAGGTCGGCGGGAGCGGCAAGGGCGCCCGCGGAGGCGGAGAGGAGGCCCGCCCCGCGGAGGAGGCGGACGCGGACGCGGTGCCGGCGCAGTTCCTCTGCCCGATTTCGTCCAAGATCATGGCGGATCCCGTCGTCGTCGAGTCCGGGCAG ACCTATGATCGTCGTTTCATAGTGAAGTGGTTTAGTGCAGggaaccagatgtgtccgcagaCCAAGCAAGTGATCTTGAACACAACCCTCATTCCTAACCTCCTCATTCGAAGCATGATAGCACAGTGGTGCACAGAGAATGGGTTTGCCTTGCCACCACTTGAGAACCAAGAGGAAGATTATGTTAGCAACAGTGAGCGAAGAACATTTGATGAAATATTCAACAAAATAACTTCGTCATCAAACAGTACTGAGCAGAAACAAGCGATCAAGGGTCTCCGGCTGCTTACCAAGCGTAGCAGTGAATTTAGAGCTCTTTTGGAAGAGAGGCCAGAGTCCATATCACAAATGACCTTTGCCCGGTTTTCCACCCCAGGATTGCAGAATGATCCACAAGTAGTGGAGGATATGGTGACTATAATTCTCAACTTCTCACTACATGATAGTAATAAGAAGATAATTGGAGATGACCCCGAAGCTATCCCATTTCTCATATGGGCACTAAAATCGGGAGACATGGGGAGCCGCAGCAATTCGGCAGCTGCCATCTTCACTCTCTCAGCTCTTGACTCCAACAAGGAGAAGATTGGTGAATTAGGGGCAATTGAACCTTTGAttgatcttcttgatcatggCAGCATCATAGCAAAGAAAGATGCGGCATCAGCGATTTTCAATCTATGCATGCTTCATGAGAACAGATCAATAGCTACAAACTGTGGGATCGTTGATGTGGCACTGAGAGCCATCGGAGATCAGTCACTTGTCGAGGAATCCTTGGCCATACTTGCTTTATTATCAAGCAACTATGACATGGTAGAGCTGATGATAGAGTTTGGTGGTGCCACTTGTATGCTCCAGGCAATAAGGGAGAGCGAGTGCAAGCGCAGCAAAGAGAATGCAGCGGTAATCCTCTTCTCAATCTGTATGTACAATCGGAAAAAGGTTAAAGAGGTCGAGGAGGACGAGAATACAAATGGCTCATTGGCTTCTCTTGCACAGAATGGGACTCCAAGAGCCAGGAGGAAGGCTACCGCTATCCTGGAGATGATGAAAAGAGCAAAACCCATGCACAACAGGCATAGTTCTTGTTAG
- the LOC124674969 gene encoding U-box domain-containing protein 9-like isoform X2, whose product MAKPPPAPAEEEETAALRRRLRKLVATVTAGCAGADAFDEAAAALAALRQAEVGGSGKGARGGGEEARPAEEADADAVPAQFLCPISSKIMADPVVVESGQTYDRRFIVKWFSAGNQMCPQTKQVILNTTLIPNLLIRSMIAQWCTENGFALPPLENQEEDYVSNSERRTFDEIFNKITSSSNSTEQKQAIKGLRLLTKRSSEFRALLEERPESISQMTFARFSTPGLQNDPQVVEDMVTIILNFSLHDSNKKIIGDDPEAIPFLIWALKSGDMGSRSNSAAAIFTLSALDSNKEKIGELGAIEPLIDLLDHGSIIAKKDAASAIFNLCMLHENRSIATNCGIVDVALRAIGDQSLVEESLAILALLSSNYDMVELMIEFGGATCMLQAIRESECKRSKENAANGTPRARRKATAILEMMKRAKPMHNRHSSC is encoded by the exons ATGGcgaagccgccgccggcgccggcagaggaggaggagaccgCGGCTCTGCGGCGGCGCCTGAGGAAGCTCGTGGCTACCGTCACCGCCGGGTGCGCCGGCGCCGACGCCTTCGACGAGGCGGCCGCCGCGCTCGCGGCGCTGAGGCAGGCGGAGGTCGGCGGGAGCGGCAAGGGCGCCCGCGGAGGCGGAGAGGAGGCCCGCCCCGCGGAGGAGGCGGACGCGGACGCGGTGCCGGCGCAGTTCCTCTGCCCGATTTCGTCCAAGATCATGGCGGATCCCGTCGTCGTCGAGTCCGGGCAG ACCTATGATCGTCGTTTCATAGTGAAGTGGTTTAGTGCAGggaaccagatgtgtccgcagaCCAAGCAAGTGATCTTGAACACAACCCTCATTCCTAACCTCCTCATTCGAAGCATGATAGCACAGTGGTGCACAGAGAATGGGTTTGCCTTGCCACCACTTGAGAACCAAGAGGAAGATTATGTTAGCAACAGTGAGCGAAGAACATTTGATGAAATATTCAACAAAATAACTTCGTCATCAAACAGTACTGAGCAGAAACAAGCGATCAAGGGTCTCCGGCTGCTTACCAAGCGTAGCAGTGAATTTAGAGCTCTTTTGGAAGAGAGGCCAGAGTCCATATCACAAATGACCTTTGCCCGGTTTTCCACCCCAGGATTGCAGAATGATCCACAAGTAGTGGAGGATATGGTGACTATAATTCTCAACTTCTCACTACATGATAGTAATAAGAAGATAATTGGAGATGACCCCGAAGCTATCCCATTTCTCATATGGGCACTAAAATCGGGAGACATGGGGAGCCGCAGCAATTCGGCAGCTGCCATCTTCACTCTCTCAGCTCTTGACTCCAACAAGGAGAAGATTGGTGAATTAGGGGCAATTGAACCTTTGAttgatcttcttgatcatggCAGCATCATAGCAAAGAAAGATGCGGCATCAGCGATTTTCAATCTATGCATGCTTCATGAGAACAGATCAATAGCTACAAACTGTGGGATCGTTGATGTGGCACTGAGAGCCATCGGAGATCAGTCACTTGTCGAGGAATCCTTGGCCATACTTGCTTTATTATCAAGCAACTATGACATGGTAGAGCTGATGATAGAGTTTGGTGGTGCCACTTGTATGCTCCAGGCAATAAGGGAGAGCGAGTGCAAGCGCAGCAAAGAGAATGCAGCG AATGGGACTCCAAGAGCCAGGAGGAAGGCTACCGCTATCCTGGAGATGATGAAAAGAGCAAAACCCATGCACAACAGGCATAGTTCTTGTTAG
- the LOC124677862 gene encoding protein CMSS1-like — MAPHSQSQAATAGKRKKADKPGKALAVKSTNPVSKKTHKQKKPRPAAAAAAADEPAGGGVLLSAALPPARQLEFLLRSFERAAKMRLSPLELGAYSEGCMVQLPEGASQDAESFGDHVKGAFGAAWKEELCEGQLVEGSVDAGSPALLVISLGALRSLELIRGLKMFTKGCHAVKLFAKHIKVEEQVALLKDRVNIACGTPSRIKKLIDLEALSLSRLKLVVLDMQRDPKSFNLFTLPQVSNEFWDLYKGYLGQKVREGDTRICFYGSVSEKDANKVLPTAE, encoded by the exons ATGGCGCCGCACTCGCAGTCGCAGGCGGCCACCGCCGGCAAGCGGAAGAAGGCGGACAAACCCGGCAAGGCCCTCGCCGTGAAATCCACCAATCCCGTCTCGAAGAAGACGCACAAGCAGAAGAAGccgcgccccgccgccgccgccgccgctgcagatGAACCCgcgggcggcggcgtcctcctgtcggccgcgctgccgccggcgcggcagctcgagttcctcctccgcagctTCGAGCGCGCCGCCAAGATGCGCCTCTCCCCGCTCGAGCTCGGCGCCTACTCCG AGGGATGCATGGTGCAGCTCCCGGAGGGGGCGAGCCAGGACGCGGAGAGCTTCGGGGACCACGTGAAGGGCGCCTTCGGGGCGGCGTGGAAGGAGGAGCTCTGCGAAGGGCAGCTCGTCGAGGGGTCCGTCGACGCGGGCAGCCCGGCGCTCCTGGTTATCAGCTTGGGCGCGCTGCGATCGCTGGAGCTTATCAG GGGCTTGAAGATGTTCACGAAAGGATGCCATGCGGTGAAGCTCTTTGCCAAACACATAAAAGTGGAGGAGCAG GTTGCGCTGCTTAAAGATCGAGTTAATATTGCCTGCGGTACACCCAGCAG GATCAAGAAACTAATCGACCTGGAAGCGTTGTCGCTGTCACGCTTGAAACTAGTGGTACTTGACATGCAGAGGGACCCGAAATCATTTAACTTGTTTACGCTACCACAAGTCAG CAATGAGTTTTGGGACCTGTACAAGGGATATCTAGGTCAGAAGGTTCGAGAAGGCGACACAAGAATATGTTTCTATGGTTCTGTTTCTGAGAAAGACGCCAATAAAGTCCTTCCAACTGCCGAGTAA